The Zea mays cultivar B73 chromosome 7, Zm-B73-REFERENCE-NAM-5.0, whole genome shotgun sequence DNA segment GTCttcgaggccggacggtccgtagacGCGGAGGGAGCGCCTAATTCCTCTGAAAGAGGCATAATAGAGAAATTTAGGGATCTCGACAAGTTagaacaggggtttacatcggtcgATCATTTAGAGGAGATTAACACAAGAGATAATAAAACTCCGAGGCtggcttttgtaaacaagactctAGAGGCCGATCCTAGGATGAAATGATCAGTCTATCAAAAGATTATtccgattgctttgcttggaattacactgagatgccagaATTAAGCCGAGAGATAGTAGAACATCGGCTACCTATTAAATCCGGTTTCAGGCCTTTCAAGCAGAGACCAAGATCATTTCGTCCAGATTTACTCCCACGGATAAAAGAAGAAATCCATTGGCCCACTGGCTTttaagaagctaattttattagaccttgtagATATGCAGAGTGAGCCTCCTATATTATGTTGTTGGAGAAGAAATAAGTTTAGAGTGTGCATTGATttccgcaatttaaatagagcaactcctaaggaTAAATATCCTATGCCTATAGCCGACATGTTGATTAATAATGCATCAGAAAATagtattattagctttcttgatgataatgccggatataatcagatcttTATGtccgaagatgcgtctaaaacaacATTTATATGTCTAAGCTTCATTGATTTATTTGAGtgagttgtcatgacatttggtctaaaaAAATGTTGGTGCTACTTATACGTGCGCcccaggcgtggaccgtccggctcgTAAGGCAGGAACCATAGCCTTTGCGCCAGGTCGTGGACTCTTCGGTCCTGGCCGCGGATCATCCGCGCttccgcagagagcaccgccgccggtattCTTTACAGTGATTGACGTTTGGATCGGGTCAACAGGAGAAGACTTCCTTTCGTTTTCTAGAAATGAATATCTTGCTGGCTCAGATTCGATCCAGATTTTGAATTCAATACGTAGCAAAGCTAGCTTCACTTTCTTGTCTTATATTTCACTTCCTGTTTGTTTTGGCAGCCTTCTTCTAAAAGGAAAATGTCTTCGCTCCAATCTCCGACCTTCGTCCTCCTACGGGAAGCCTAGAAGGCTAGAGAGCCTAGTAGCACTGATCTCCGCGTAGCTGATCGACGTCCCCGCTTCCTCTTCCTGGCGTTGCCCGCGTCGGCGCCGATCACCGGCCTCGTGGCGGCGTAGACGTCcgacaggaggcggcacctcttcCTCGCCCTCCTGTCCAGCTCCATCGTTCCCAGGCCGAGACCGGCCACCTCCGCTCTTTCCTCCCACGCCGCGACGCCCGCGCACGTGTTCACGGACCGCGGCGACTCCGGCCCCGACGCCGTCTCGTCCCCTTCGCCGCTGCCGCTGAGCTGCACGAGGTGGTCCGCCACCGCCAGCTCTGCCTCCGTGAACAGGTCCCCGAGACCCAGACCGGGACCGATCTCCCGCCCGCCCGCAAGCGACGCACAACCCACGGACATGGCTGCCTGCGGCAGGACGGTTTCGTCGAGAAGAGGAGAGGGACCGAGGGGGGAGGCGAGCTCAGTGGAGGAGGGAATCCGAAATTATGGGTGTGGGCTGGGCCGACCTGGAAGAACTGGTTCGGGCGAACCGCTCGGGCCTTTTATAGCCGAACGAAACCGACCTGACCGTTTGGTGGGAGTCAGTGGAGCGGCTGGCTAACGGGTGGCGATGGCATGCATGACCGCATGAGCAGGCCAAAGGTTCAGCTTCAGTTTGCCTTCTACTACGAGGTACTAGAATACAGAAAATCTAGGTACATAATTCACTCGTATTTATATAGATAGAATAGCTCTATCAATAAAGCTAAATGTGATTATAACAATTCTGGCTTCCTTTCAAAATATCAGTCTTCTTTCCAAAGAGTTTGACGCAGGGGAGGCACATGGACGCGCCCCGGTCCTATGATTTTGAGCCCCATGTAAACTTATTGTGATAGACCTTCTATACTGTATAttttatatatataaataatatatgttaATTTTATTTACAAAAGCATAAACAAATACATTGATAAATATTCAATTTAATATGTCTAATAATTATCGAGAAATAAAGTCGAACGAAATAATAATATATTTAGTGTTAGTTTGTCATTCCTATTTTTTCATTTGAAAATAAACTAATTATCCTTAAGCCCTGTTTGTtttgttggaattgaattccattctaataattataatttcGATAAAACTAATTAAGCTACGAGCGTGTGATATGCGATCGGTGACGACAGTGAGAACGAGACTGGTTCTATGCAGCGGTGTAGAAGGCCTTCAACCAACGCTTTAGCCTGACATGTACGTCGTTTATTCTGCTTCTATGTGATTTAGTAAAACAATAATTTAACATCAACCCTACTATTCTATTATATATTGGGTCCCTTTCTTTCGTGGGCCCCCGGCGGTCGCCTCCGCTGCATGGCCCTAGGGCCGGCCCTGAATTGGACGCACGACGATGGAATTCAAGTCAGGAGCCGAAGAGAGGAGGCGCAGCCTCGGCTAGGGCGTAGATGGTCACGTAATTGTTTGAATAGTGCAAACGGTCATATAAAACATTGTTTTGTATTATAGATTATACTAATATATATAGAGTAAGGCTATTGGGAGCCCTGAGCTTCCAAATATATGATGGAAGCCCCAACTGCCCCTGCACCACCCGACCAGACCAGTCCCAACCGTCCCATGCACCACCCGACCAGACCAGTCTGCCCATCTCCACCCACCACGTCCATCCCTGCATGCGCGTTTTTTGTTTCCATTTGCATGTACAACAAAATTGAAAGGCAAGCACACAAATCTAAGAGATGGATtgacatgcatagaaacaaaaaatctgatTTGATTGTTTTATTCTGTCCATGTAGCTAATCTCGTTAGAAACATTTTATAATATATACTGATATTAATTATGCTACccggtgtagatatttatgcaatacgGTATGCCGCATAAAAAATTAGTTTCCTGCTGtatgtgcacaaatttaggatgacaagaatgtgtGTTGAGAGGAAATagattgacatgcatggaaacaaaaaatctgatttaaatattTTATTTCTCCCATAAATATAGCATCTATACAAACAGCCATACATCTAGGCTCGTtacaaccagtttatgatatatactgatgttAATTATGCTACACAGTGTAGCTATTTATGCAGTGTGGCACATCACGTAAAAAATCAGTTTCCTActgcatgcacacaaatttaggatgtCAAATAATGTGCGTTGAAAGAAAATAAAtaggcatgcatggaaacaaaaaaaaatcTAATTTAAATTATTAATTTcatccataaaaataggatctctccaacagcCATGAAGCTAAGCTTGTTGGAACCAGattatgacatatactgatactaatcatgctacacggtgtagatatttatgtaGTGTGGTACACCGTATAAAAATTTATTTCCTGCTGCATACGCACAAATTTAGGAGGGTAAGAATGTGAGTCAAAATGAAATGGATtgtcatgcatagaaacaaaaaatctgatttaaatgatTTATTTCGTCAATAAAAATATGATCTCTACAACAGCCCTGCATCTAGGCTCATTACAAACAATTTATGatgtatactgatactaattatgctacacgataAAGGTATTTATGCATTACAGTACACTACTTAAAAATTGGCATGCGAGTCACTGTTTGGACGCATCTCCATGTTCGATCGTAAACCTTTACTTTTGAGTGTAAAACCTCTCAGTTTTGAGCGTAAATACCAAGCTAATGTAAAGGTTAGAAACCTCATATACACACTGAGTTAGGTAACGAGATAATGCATATAAATCTATAAACGTTTGCATAAAAtatgaatagaaatatcataaacagaCAATAGATGGAAGGGTAGCCATTGACTAAAATATATGTCGTAAACACCTATTGacgttggcataaatatgtatatagagaagtgtcggcgtttcgagacaggggggtccctaagccgacgagtgagtgtgctgcgtgccccagcccagatgggtcgagcgcgtgggcgagcgcgaaggggggagaggcgaggtggccggagtcgagtgtgagagaggtggaagtcccgcggccttcgtgttcgtcccgcgcccaggtcgggtgcgcttgcagtaggggggttacaagcgtccacgcgggtgagggaagcgagcggccccaagagagcgcctgtcccgtcctcggtcccgcgcggccaacctcctctaagaaggccctggtcctcccttttatagtcgtaaggagaggatccaggtgtacaatggggggtgtagcagagtgctacgtgtctagcggagggagagctagcgccctaggtacatgccaatgtggcagccggagagatctgggcaccctgctggcatgatgtcgtggctgtcggaggtgcggcggagcctggcggagggacagttgttggagcggtcgagtccctgctgacgtcgtcctgcttccgtaagagagctgggggccgccgtcgtcatagagcttgtggagcgccatcattgcccctccggcggagctggccggatgggacgccggtcttgttctccgtgacccgagtcgattcggggtaggatgatgatggcgcttcctgttgacgtggcggtctgtgccctaggcagggcgacgtgggggttcctccgaagccgaggttgagtctgtcttccgttgccgtggccgagcccgagccaaggggtcgggcgaggcggaagtcgttcggccgaggccagggcggagtccgagccctggggtcgggcgaagcggagtttcgtcatcttccgggtgttagcccgagtccgagccctggggtcgggcggagcggagttcgccgtcttccgggtcttagcccgagtccgagccctggggtcgggcggagcggagttcgccgtcttccgggtcttagcccgagtccgagccctggggtcgggcggagcggagttcgccgtcttccgggtcttagcccgagtccgagccctggggtcgggcggagcggagttcgccgtcttccgggtcttagcccgagtccgagccctggggtcgggcggagcggagttcgccgtcttccgggtcttagcccgagtccgagccctggggtcgggcggagcggagttcgccgtggcgcctttggcaaggcctgactgcctgtcagactcactctgtcgagtggcactgcagtcggagtggcgcaggcggcgctgtccttctgtcagactggccagtggagcggtggagtgacggcggtcacttcggctctgccgggggcgcgtgtcaggataaaggtgtcaggccacctttgcgttaaatgcccctgcaatttggtcagtcggtgtggcgatttagtcaaggttgcttctgagcgaagccaaggcctcgggcgagccggtgatgtgtccgccataaaagggggcctcgggcgagacggaagtctctcgaggtcggctgcccttggccgaggctaggctcgggtgaagcgtgatcgagtcactcgtgtggactgatccctgacttaatcgtacccatcaggcctttgcagctttatgctgatgggggttaccaactgagaattaggcgtcttgagggtacccctaattatggtccccgacagtagcccccgagcctcgaagggagtgttagcactcgcttggaggcttttgtcgcacttttttgcaaggggaccagcctttctcggttgcatttcgttccggtgggtgcgcgcgagcgcacccgccgggtgtagcccccgaggcctcggaggagtggttacactccttcgaggtcttaatacctcgcgtaacgcttcggctggtctggtcgttccctcatgcgaactggccgtagcccgggtgcacggtcggggcccaagctctcgggctggtatgttgacgctgtcaacgatttggccggagccggtttttgcgagagcagcccccgagcctctgcacagggcgagaggacgatcagggacagactcgactttttacatacgcccctacgtcgcctttccgcaaggaggagggggggagtgcgccatgttaccctcgatgggcaccgaacatggtgtctccggtgagctgcaagcgggtaatccgagtggacgtccgtgccccgttcgttgggggtcggctaggggcccagaggcacgcccaaaagtacctgcgggtgatttgccggacccggtcccctggcgacggggtccgagggctcgatgcctccctccgatgggattccgttacaagatcgttcccgctggtctcggaaatgtcctagggtacctcgggagcgcagcccgagccttggttatgtatcgaacgtacccctggtcatccctcgctcggtgtgtgaggcgactgtgaacccttcgggggccagccttcgaacccctgatcagtaatgggcgcggagcccgagtagcctgaggcggccatggaacccttcggagggctggccttcgaacccctgaccagtagtgggtgtcgggcccacacgatctgaggcggctattgaacccttcggggggctagctttcgaacccctgatcagtagtggggggctcggagcccggttccttcgcggagaaggatccctttcggggtatcctcctttcccggtccctgttgcaagagatagagaaagaggaaaacggaaaaggatacgaaatcggacgacgtggcgtaccttttctgacgcggttattatggcgaaggtgaagcgtcgcgcgctcctcccgtcagggacgccgcttgtcccgccgcggagttaatgtgacggggcgagtggttggcggggcggccgttgcgcgcgtgcgatccgttcgaggaacgggtcacgggtgcaccgtctccatgccgtgagaggaggctctcttgctgtcccaggatgggacgtgagcctggctgacgacgtgaccgctgcgcccgcccgcctgccaccgctattacagccggcccactttcggtcgctttgaccgacgcgccaggctggcgctgttgggtcgcctcgagtcgcggcataggctccgcaaccgaagaggcgcgatggtggcacaagtggctgtgcggttgcttgcatgcagcaactggcgcgtcgGTTGCTCGACACGTGGgcttgggttcccaagctggcgtgtcagaagtcggagaagcgcgtccgtctggcgcggttgcatgccgcctgcatggctgctcgccccttctgcccgttggtctgggcgaaaatggggggtcgcttgtaaccgctggacggttgtgcgcaccacgcgcggcggtttggcttcttctgccctgagctggtttgtatgacatgcgggacccagcctccgagtcgcaggggagggccttggagcgtgttggagaagactcagcccgcggcgcctgggggcgcacgtagggagagttgcctttaaaaggagggagactcctttcggaaggcaaccatgtcttcttcctcccttaagcgttgtgtcttcccatcttccaagcccccggatggggggtatccgccgcctttccgcctcctcgttggaggaacgcaactccatgggagttggtacctctcagccatcgttcggcttcaaggattttcatcagccggcccggccatATCCCCACGCCGACgaccacccaggatggtgaccgccggtttctgggtggggaagagcaagccgggctgcgatcttggtcccaccctcagcttcaaggatgttcatcatccccgctggggcgggagccacgctgagccggcgctctaccttccgcgcgggtccgcgggtcgccctttcccgtggcgtttgggggtggaggcgctcgctggccccgcggacggcgcggacttagacaacgtggggctgatcgacggcgggcgtcgtcacctccagcgtgtcggagtcgtcggccgggcttccggcggcccctcccgccggagggtgaccgccgcatcgtgtgcacgggaggaccacccacgattccgcgcgctgttagggcggcgttcgtgttctggggtggtcctgcttttgcaccgggacggcgcccttgcgcagaggccggcgccccactcgtctgggaggatttgagtggggatctgccggggggctggtgtcccctgccatcggcgccgaggcggaggcggctcgagaagtcctcgtcaccgacgggatcactgccaccacccgcgccccgggccaccacgccggcgtgcttgtcctcgcccctcgagcatcggcgggggcgagggcaagatcgcagcagcgccggcccactgtcgccgtagtcaggatgggcggcggcgagccggccctcggtcttctgttgctccgcaggccttccccatggagtggggtcgttcgtacctgcggaggggggaaccagagttccgttcgtaatggcacttcgaatgccagtgttttttgttcattgtggctgtcggggcctgaacatgtatgtaatttcggcacggagccgtgttttttcctcattttcgagcactaagtctcgcctgttgattatctaaaCCGCTTTAcctagcatgagtcgccccgtgtcaaggtgacgggtgaggtatccgtatcccggaggcgtaggaatccctcggcccgttcggccttgttgtctggggctcctctagcttagttaaagagacccctcggccgcccttcggtggaccgaggccaggggtagcgatatcagtatgaacagaggcggagttggctcgagaatgggaacctggttggccggagcctagccgtgttgtccgtcagcggagccgacgccaaagtcgatcagtcgaggcctcgggtcgggctggcgcccttggaagccggttgaccgaggccccaggggtaaccggtcgagccgcctgctcgggccggattcccggaggagtccctggaccgcgtcgccgcccgaggctgggtcggactttgctgaagacgtcgtcgatgccgagggtgctacggctcccttcagcgtgaagacccgagcctgcaggatcagatcatctcgtagcgtgtgctttctgcggccgccgaggccagaaaaacacaccctcgccgcgcttgcgaagctgcgtcttttttcctcttgtttcgagcatctggactctgttggtaacagggatgtttgtgtgagcgagagttgcttttcgcggaagggacgagtgaggtatccgtatcccagaggcgtgggaatccctcggctcggtcggccttgccgcttacgcgtactttcacccgtccatgaggccctgtccccgacttagtcgagaaagcttgaaggactgcttcggcaggagagcttccgaacgtgaagacttgttcggtccacggagtcgctttatccgagcgcaagttacttgtcgcagaaggtgatgagtgaggtatccgtatcccggaggcgtaggagtccctcggctcggtcagccttggctgcttacgtgtactccgtcgtttccaggatccgctttccgaagtagtcaagaagcacgaaagaaatcctactaaaaaagagatcctttttcgaggaaaaattcgacgcagagggggtctccccccttttagcccccgagggagggtcgggctttgccgaggctaggccggcccttccttgacgactaaactttgcgtaggtgcgaggtatatgaacaacttgaaaacatcttaagggtagaagcgacgtagctgttcgatgttccaagcgttgccgtagatctcgccttgattgttggccagcttgtatgttccgggcttcagaactttggcgatgacgaatggcccttcccaggggggcgtgagcttgtgcctccctcgggcgtcttgtcgcagccgaagcaccagatcgcccacctggagttctcgggaccggacccctcgggcgtggtagcgtcgcagggactgttggtaccgcgccgagtgtagtaaggccctgtcccgagctgcctccagctggtccagcgattcctctcggctagcttggttgctttgttcggtgtaggccctcgccctcggggagccgtattccaggtcggtgggcaagatagcttctgccccgtagaccaggaaaaacggcgtgaagctcgtggcacgactcggcgtcgtccttaggctccagaccaccgaggggagttccttcatccatcgcttgccgaacttgttgaggtcgttgtagatccgaggcttgagcccttgtagaatcaagccgttggcacgctctacctgcccattcgacatgggatgagccacggcggcccagtccacccggatatggtgatcctcgcaaaaatccaagaattttttgccggtgaactgggtgccgttgtcggtgatgatggagttcgggaccccgaagcgatggatgatgttggtgaagaacgccaccgcctgctcggacctgatgctgttcagaggtcggacctcgatccatttggagaatttgtcgatggcgaccagcaggtgcgtgtagcccccgggcgccttctgcaagggaccgacgaggtccagaccccatacagcgaagggccaggtgatgggtattgtctgcagagcttgagcgggcaggtgtgtccgcttcgcatagaattggcacccttcgtaggtgcggacaattctagaggcgtcagccaccgccgttggccagtagaagccttaccggaaagcatttccgacaagggctcggggcgctgcgtggtggccgcgagcccccaagtgtatttcttgcagcagttcccgaccctcggcgatggagatgcatcgctggaggatgcccgaggggctgcgatggtagagctcctcttcgtcgcccagcaagacaaatgacttggcgcgtcgcgctacccgccgagcctcgacttggccgaggggtagctctcctcgacggagatattgcaggtacggggcctgccaatcttgatctggcgtggccccgctctgcccttcctcgacgttcagcgcctcgccctcgggggccgagggtacctcgggctgtgccgagggtacctcgggctgagccgagggtacctcgggctcgggcgcgtcgtcgagcttgacggagggttgatgcagatcccgggagaagacgtccggggggactgtcgttcgccccgaggctatcttagccaactcgtctgcggtttcgttgtagcgccgagcgatgtggttgagctcgagcccgaagaacttgtcttccaggcgccgaacctcgtcgcagtaggcctccatcttcgggtcgcggcagtgggagttcttcatgacttggtcgatgacgagctgcgaatcaccgcgggcgtcgaggcgtctgacccctagctcgatggcgatccgcaatccgttgaccagagcttcgtactcggccacattgttggacaccgggaaatggaggcgcagcacgtagcgcaagtgctttccgaggggcgagatgaagagcaggcccgcgccggcccccgtcttcatcagcgacccgtcgaaaaacatcgtccagagctccggttggatcggagtcgttggcagctgggtgtcgacccattcggccacgaaatccgccaacacctgggacttgatggccttccgaggggcgaacgagatcgtttcgcccatgatttccaccgcccactttgcgatcctgcccgaggcctctcggcactggatgatctcccccagggggaaggatgacaccacagttaccggatgagactcgaagtagtgtcgcagcttccgccttgtcaggatcacagcgtacagcagcttttgaacttgtgggtagcggatcttagtctcggacagcacttcgctgatgaagtagaccagcctctgaacgggcaatgcatgcccttcctcttgcctttcgaccacaatcgcggcgctaaccacctgagtggtcgcggcgacgtagaccaagagggcttctccgtccgccgggggcaccaagacaggcgccttcgtaaggagcgccttcaggttgccgagggcttcctcggcctcaggggtccaagcgaaacactcggccttccttaagaggcggtacagaggcagacctatttcgccgaggcgtgagatgaagcggctcagggccgcgaggcatcccatgaccctctgtaccccttttaagtccttgatgggtcccatgctggtgatggccgcgatcttctccgggttggcttcgatgcctcgctcggagacgatgaaccctaggagcatgcctcggggcaccccgaagacacacttctcaggattaagcttgactcctttcgccttgagacaccggaatgtcacttcaaggtcggagaggaggtcggaagccttccttgtcttgactacgatgtcatcgacgtaggcctcgactgtgcgaccgatgtgttcgccgaacacatggttcatgcaccgctggtacgtcgcgcccgcattcctcaaaccgaacggcatggtgacatagcagtacatgccgaacggcgtgatgaaagaagtcgcgagctggtcggactctttcatccggatctggtgataccctgagtaggcatcaaggaaggacagggtttcgcacccagcggtggaatccacgatttggtcgatgcgaggcagagggtagggaactttcggacatgctttgttgagaccagtgtagtctacacacatccgccatttcccccctttcttcctcacaagcacagggttggcaagccattcgggatggaatacctctttgatgaaccctgctgccattagcttgtggatctcttcgccaatcactctgcgcttctcctcgtcgaatcggcgcagaggctgcctgacgggtcgggctccggcccgaatatccagcgagtgctcggcgacatccctcggtatgccgggcatgtccgagggactccacgcaaagacgtcggcgcttgcgcggagaaagtcgacgagcactgcttcctatttggggtcgagcccggaaccgatccggatctgcttggtggtgtcgccactggggtcgagagggacggccctgaccgtctccgc contains these protein-coding regions:
- the LOC103633616 gene encoding uncharacterized protein, whose protein sequence is MSVGCASLAGGREIGPGLGLGDLFTEAELAVADHLVQLSGSGEGDETASGPESPRSVNTCAGVAAWEERAEVAGLGLGTMELDRRARKRCRLLSDVYAATRPVIGADAGNARKRKRGRRSATRRSVLLGSLAF